Genomic segment of Saprospira sp. CCB-QB6:
TCGATGGCCGATAATCTAAATCCCGAATATTATCGGGCAAATCAATTTGTCGGCTACAAATACGGCTCGAATTAAAAACATCTCGTTGCTTTAAGAACTGGCTTAAAGCACCTGCCCCTTGATCAATAACATTGACCAAATCATTTACCTCGGCAAGACGATAAATACCTAGCGCCTCCGCTAACTTATTCAAATCAACCAGCCCTAATTTTTGCTCTTGAGGAAAATGTATATAATCAAAAGGAGGTTTCAAAAACTGGCCGTTGCCAATATGTAGTGGACTTAAACAGCGAATTTGCAATTCATAAACCTTATTCTTTGCGGCTTGATAGCGATCATTGTTCATTAGGCTTCTGTTTTTGATAAAAAAATAGGTAGCATAATAGGATTGGTCGCTCGCCAAACAGGATGAAAAACCTTTGTTTCTTTAGGATTTAAATTATGTACTTGTCCCTGAGGTTCAAACTCAGTTTGCAAACAAGCAGCTGTTTCAAAAACATATAATCCTGCTTTCCGAAAACCCGAAGCATTATTTTCTGCTTCGCAATCCGTTACTATAGAGATATAGCCTCTTAATTTACCTAGCTGATAATAACTATCCTTTAACTCAATTTGATTTAGCTCTTCTTTTGAGGGAGAATAAGTACCCAAGCTAATATAATGTTGACTTTTCTTTTCTGATTTTTTAATATTCATTCTTTGCGCCTCTATCTCTGCTTCAAAGTGACCATGCCCTGTGCTTCTGTCAGTACCAATTCCTTGATCCGCTAACAAACGAAAAGCAGCTTTCACCTTTTTCAAACTGTCTTCATTTTCTGTTTGTAAAATAAAAAATAGCCCCGCTTCTTCCTCAAAAAAGATCTTATCCATGCTGTAAGGAGTAGCCTGAACTCCCTGCTCTAAATGCACATGATCTACGATATCCGTTTTCTGAACTTTAAGGCCTTTATTCTCTGCCTTTAATTCCTCTAACTTTTCCCATACTGCCAAAGTACATTTAGACTTAGAGTATAATAGCTTATAATCAGCAGTTAATGCTAAATCATTTAAGTTTTCACCTTTTAACAAAGCAAAAAAGCAGCCTTCTTCCAAAAAGCTTATTTTCTTCAGTTCTTTTTCTGTAAGCCCTAATGAGTCCTTTAATTCATCTAGCTTGAAGGGCAACTCATAGGGAAAAGAAGCTGGTTTAGGATAAAGCCTAATTTTAGTTCCCTCCTTTTTATCCTCCCAAAAAGGAAAGGCTGAGCTTAGACGAAAACTATTCATAAAAGCCAGACCTGTCGCAGGATCAGCCAACTCATCAAAAAGTTGTAGTGCAGCAGCAAAGAGCGCAGACTGTATGCGATCAGAACTTAAATCTTTTTCTGAACGGTCATAGCGATTGGGAATTCCTCTAGAAAGGTGTAAACCGCCCTTAAAATTTTTCAAATAAAATCGGTAGTACATAGAAGTAGTGATCTATCAGTTGAAAGAATATTAAACTAAAATGCTAAGACTAGACTAACTGCTTAAGTACAGCATATTTACTCTTAAAGGCAGTAAGTTGGTTTACAGGCTCTCCTTCTTCTCCCAAGTAAAATTTTACTGATCGCTTAGTAATACTCTGCAGCTGAATTTTAATCTGGCCACTTCCTCTTGAACCATGCCCTCCTAAATAATCATCTTGCAATAAAGCCATGGCAGCAAATAGGTTAGAAAGTAGTTCGTGTTCATGTACACTACTAATTTCATCTCCTTCATGAATATTAAGCACCATTTCAAAATTGAACTTGGCTCCAGCAGGAACTCGTTCTAGTTGTCTTGGCATAGCCGCAGAAGTGATCCGGTCAATCACTACCTCTGTTTTAATTTCAGCAAATAAAGCTTCAGTTTGGTCAAGCTCATCAATAGAATCTTCATCCAAGTAAGCATCCCGAACTAATACACGGGAAGGAATTTGACTCCTTTCACCATTTGCATTTCCAAATAGCTTTACTGAAATATCTGCAGAATTTTCGGATGGTCCATTTTCCACCTTTCCCATTCGCTTTGTTCCAATTTGTCCCATCGCTAATTCGAGTAAAGAACGCAACTTCCCCTTTAATGAGCTTCCTGGAATATAAGGCTGATTGTTAACTGGGTGGCGAACAACTGAATTGTCAACCCCTCCAATAGAAAGGCTATTATTCGTCCCTCCAATATGTAATCCTGTTAGCAAAATAATGCTACCTTTTAAAATCTGCTTTTCTTTAATTTTATATGTCATGATTATTTGTATTAAAAGTGATCCACAATTTTAGCTTAGAAAGCTTAATCTCTTCCTCCACTTGCTTTATGAAATGCCAAAACAGCTTCAAACAAATCGCAAAAACGCCAAAATGCATCTTTAAACAATTTCCCTTTAAGCTCTCCATTATGCTCCCCACACTCAGCTACTGCTGTATACATTTTGTCAAACTCCTTCTGAAAAAGTTCAATTCCTCTTCCGCCTCCTCGTCGAGCCGCATAAGCCACCTTAGGGCTGAGTAATAGAAAAGACCTATATGCCTTATCCATTTTTAGATCAACCTTTAATTTATGTTCTTCAGTAGTAGACTCTGTTAAAGAAATTCCCTTCATTGTGGCCTGAATACGTTTCACTTCAGAGTACACATTCCGAATTTGAGAGGTTGTCATATAATTTTTAGCTAAAGCAGCACCTAGTTTTTGTGCATATTTAATCCCCAAACTATTTAGTTTAACCTTGATCCATTCCGGCTTAAAATCTGCCTTAAAATCATCCATAACAAATATTTATTTATTGGTTCTTTTCAATTTTTTTGCATCCTTTGCTCGAGTTTCAAACTCTGCCCAACGAGCAGCAATATTCAATAACTCTAGAAAATGATAATGAGACTTATGCTCAAAACTATCATCTCTATTTACTCCAGTATATCTATTCGTAAAGATTCCTGCCTTAATTTTTTCTAGTGCTTTTTTAGATTCCAAAAGTTCCTCTTGATAGTCTACTATATCTAGTCCAGAAGACACAATTTGATCTCCATAGCTTTCTCTGAGCAACTTTTCATAATTCTGAAATAAACTTTTACTCAAACGGCCTAAATCATAGGCAGCCATCCATATCCAACGAGGAGAGTTTTTTTCTACATTATATCCCTTCATCATTTTATAGTAGCTCTGAATCCGGCCTAAGATACTTCTAGGTAGTCCCCCTCTTTGTTTAGCCAGCTTATCTTCCTTGACCTTCTTTAAATCATTAAAGAGATGATGTACCAACTTAAACTCTGTATCCCAATGCAAAGCATGGTCTAAAAATGCAATACTATTTTTCTTTCGAAGAGCTTCCTTCCCATCTTCCTCAAACTTATGTTTTTTAGCCTGCTCTTCTAATTTCCCAGCAATTTCAGCAGCCTTTAAAATGGGAAACTTTTCTCGCACAATAGCCAGTCCTCCAGATAAAGTCAAGCGATCTTTTTCTGTCAATGAGCAACCAAAGCGTTCAAAATCTTCCTTAATTTCCATGGCCATCTTTATTAAGATGTTCCAACGCCCCACAATAAAGAGATCATCACCACCAGCATAAATAATTTGACTGTACTCACTGATTTTATTCTCCGGCTCTTCAACTGTTTTTTCATCTTCCCAAATGCGATTCAACCAGCCCTTAAAAAACCAATCTAATTGATGTGAAACAGCACTATAATAAGCCAAACTTAAATGGGGCCGTACCAATTTATTCTTAGAGTCGATATAGGGAATATGTTCTTGAAAGGTTGCGCCCAAACCATCTACATCCATACGCAAAACGCCTAAGCGGGTAAACAAACCTTCCTCTAATTTTTCTCTATTCTTAAGTTGCTCTTTCTGTTGCTCTGGAGATAGGTTGCTCGCTAATTCTTCAAAAGTTTTTGGCCGAATAGATTCATCCTCCATTTTTGCAATGGAATTCCCCCCATAAACGGTAATAAAATCTACTGTTTTAAGTGCTTTCCCGATAGATGAACTACTTTTTTCATCTACTTTTTTCAAGGCCCAAATAGTTTGCACCTTATTTCTGTCTAATTTTTTCCAAAGCTCATCTCCCATTGTAATGAATACATCTACCACAGCTAAACCGTATTCTCTAGCATGGCGCAAAGGCTGAAGATGTGCAGAAGACTCGCGAGGAGAATACTTAGCTATTCCTCCAGCTGTTTTCTTTGCAAATAAAACTTCATCCAACTCCTCTATTTTTTCATCCACAGAAAAAACTAAATACTTAGCTTCTCGTAGTCTTCGGCCCGCAATAATTTGCATGGCGCTATCTTCAGACAAGAAACTAACGCCCTTGGCCTCAAAGGTCTCTAATTTGCTCTCAAGTTTTTGTTTTGCCGCTATAAAATAATTGGGCTCTATAGTTTCAGTTTTATCTTCTGTTGTATCCCAAAACCAAATCTTCCGCTCATTCGCTGAAATCATATCCCCAGTCATGGCATCATGCCGTTGAGCAGAGATCTCTTCCTCTATTGGATCAAAAAAATGAGCCGTATTTTTTATATGAAAAGCAAGTTGCCGCTTTTTTGCTCGACCAATTTTTTCTTGAAAAAGCGTTTCTATAGCCTGAGTTAAGCCTTCCGGTTTTGACTGGTTCAAATCGGATTCCACTACTGGCTGATAAGCCATTATCACAGATAGTTTTTCAGCATACTGCTTAAATAAAGCTTTTTGCAAACGTTGAATAAAACTTCCCTCTCCTTCAAGATCTAAGGTAGCTTGCAACTTTTTTGTATGTGGGAGCAAAAGAAAGAAGTTTCCTCCAGAAGCATAAATTACCTGCCCATCTACAAGTTCTAGTTCCTTCATCAGTAGCTGCAAAACAACATCCCCCAACAGCTGAATATAAAAACTGCGACCTTTTAGGTTTTTAGAGGCATTCTTACTAGCTATTCCATAAATATAATTTTGGATACCTGAAATATCCGCTCGAACTAATGCAAAGGCTTTTTCCTCCCGTTTTTCTTCTTGCTCCAATTGACAAAGGCTATACACAACAGCAGCACGCAAACGATTGAAGTCAAAAAAAGAAACATCAGCATGAGCCTGACTCACTGAAGGCAAGCGAGAAGCATAGTGCTCTAATAAGGTATGCAGTTTTATGCTATACCTTTTCAAGTCCTTAAGCCCAGTAGTAGGCAGCTCATTCACATCCCTTTTAAAGGCCTTCCATAATTCCGCTTTTGCCACTTCTGCATCTTTTATTTCCGACTTTTTCAAAGGAAAACCCTTTTCATCTAATTCTTGTACAGAAGGAAAAATACCATAAGCTCTTTTTTTCTCTGGATTTTTCAAGCCTTCCATTGGAGACATCAAAACTTCATGCTTTGCATGAACATCTGCTCCAGCAGCAGCCAGTTTACTCGCTCTAGCTAAAAATTGCTGATAAAGTTCCTCCTGTCCTTCTACATATTCAGCCCGTTTCGCTTCCATTCCTGGAATATCTTCTAAAAGCGCTGCTATATATAACTTATATGCCTGCTCTTTGCTCATTTGATGCTCCATTATTTTTTCTAGTATATAAACAAAAGAGACCTACAGCAATCCATTTAAAATTGCTGTAGGTCTATAAGTCTTTATTTTTAATATAGGCTCTCCACCGGCCTTGTTGCATAAATCTAACAAATTAAAAACCAGTTAATTACAAAAAACCTTGCGAATTAGGCATAAAAAAAGGGACAAGCCCCGTAGATTTAAGTTTTTTCGACGAACAATAAAACCTCGAGCTGTCCCATGACAAATCTAAAAAAAACATACAGAATTACGCACTAACCAACAGATTTTATACGGCCCAAGGTAAGTTTCTTTTTAATGTTTGGTTCCCACCTTTGGCAAGCAAAAACCTCATAGCTAAGCCTTCAAAACGCGGCAGACCTAAAACAATTTCTGATGAATTTATTCGCTATTTATTCCGTTTAAAAGTGCTTTTTTCTTTTGGATATCGACAATTAGAAGGCATTCTAAAATGCGTTATTTACAAATATAATTTGGATACTAAACCCATATCTTTTACTCAAATATATCGTAGAATCAAGCAACTAAAGCTGAATATTAAGTCTAAAAAGAGGGCTAAAGAAAGATCGGTAGCAATAGATAGTACAGGACTAAAAACAAAAGGACAGGGAGAATGGTTAAGAAAAAATACTTGGAAAAGCAGCGCTCTAGCTGGATTAAAGTACATTTAGCAGTGGATGATAAAACAGGAGAAATATTATCTGTAGAGATTACCACAGAGCGAAAAACCGATGCTTCTCAACTCCCCAAAATGATGAAAAAAATGAAATCCTTGAATATCCGCCAAGTTTATGCAGATGGCGCCTATGACCAAATAAAATGTCGGGAAGCAATTTGTAAGGCTGGAGCGGTACCGTTTATTCCCCCACGTAAAAATGCTCGCCTAAAAAAAGGAAAAGATGGAGAGCTGGTTGACAGTTATCGCAATGATGATATTTTATATATCTGGGAGTTGGGAGCTACTGCTTGGAAACAAGATTTAGGCTATCATCGTCGAAATTTAAGCGAAACTGCAATGATGCGACTCAAGCACTTTTTCTCTGAACGGCTCTCTTCGCTCAGCTTTAAAATGCAGAAGCAAGAAGTCCTGATGCGTATTCAAATTTTAAATGAGCTTAATGCTACCAAGTTGGAAATTGCTGCTAATCAGTAAATTACGATTTATGCAACAAGGCCCTCTCCACCACGATTTATTTGTTTTGTCTTTAGGTTCTCCCAAATTAGCTTTCAAAAATAAAAAAAGCAAGTTTTGCCTTTCTTTTTCACAAAAAAGGAACTAGCTGTCCAGCCTATCTAGAATATTTTATTTTTTCTGTTTTTTTATAGGCCTCGCTACGCTCGTCGGCGGTTACTCCCTTTGGTCGTCGAACTGCGCCCTAAAGGGCTTGTTGTCGTTTCGCAGCTCGCTGTTACTTGCTTCGCTGCGTCGGCTCCCGTTGGTCGGGTCACTCGGCTCTGCCCTTCGGCCAGCCTTTGATAAAAATTTTAAGCTAGTTATGGAGGGGAAAAATAACGATGAATAGCTGGAAATTAAATCAAAGGATAGAAGTGACAGGGCTTTTATTTGGCCTTTGCCGCTCATCCATTTTTTTTCTTGGGGCTTTTTTCTCCGGCCTTTTGAGGGTATTGTTTTTTCCTACTATTTCTAGCCCCATAGATTAAAAACCCACAGCAAAAAAGAAAGCTATTCTACATCAAAAAAAATGAGCCGAAGGTTAAAACCATCGGCCCATAAAAAATGGACTAAAAATCATTGCCTGCCTAAGAACAAACTCCTAGGCTAAGTTTTTTTGTCAGCTCGCTAAAGAGGGCCTCTTTTTATTTTAAAAAATAAAATTCTCTGTTTTTTTATCCCAATTGCTAATTGAAAGCCGCTAATTGAAAAGGGGGATTTAAGGGCCGAAGAAAAAAGCCCAGAGAAAAAACTAAAGCTGTGCAGGCCCAGCGCTGCGCAGGGGTGGCCGAAGGCCAGACCGAGTTTTTTGAGCGTAGCGAAAAAAAAACGAAGGGCCGAACAGACCTGTGAGCCCCGCAGCATAGCGGCGGCCAAACTAGGCAAAGCCTAGTTTGGCCGCGGGCCCCAAAAAAATAATTTTCTGGAAACAGTAAGCTTTTTTGCTCTATTTTATTTTAGGCAAACAATTCCTTCAAGCCTTCTGCATGGCTGCTAGGCGCTTTGCCCAAAATTGTAGTTAAATCGCTGGGAGTATCTACAATGAACTGGCCGGCTTCCATATCTTGGCAAAAACCTAACAACATTTGTTGTACTGGCTCGGGCAAGCCCATTTTATTGAGCTGTGCCAAATAATCGGCTTCAGTGAGTGAAACAAAAGGAACATCCAATTGCTTGGCAATTTCTGCAAAGCTTAGGGCTTCGGGATGATGTAATTCATAATATTTTTTCTCTAGCTTATCGGCTAAAAGTAGTTTGGCTGCAACCTGTGCCAATTCACTACGCAAAACAAAAGGCACCGCTCCCGATTTGATGGGCAGATAAACACCTTGAGGTTGAGGGCCCAAAAAGAAATCTTTGAGTACATCCAAATAAAGTGTGTTACGCAAACTAGCCGCCGACTCAAAATTGGCCGCCATAATGTGTTTTTCCGTTTCAAAGTGATCGCTCATCATCCCTTTTAGGGCTGCATCTTCAACTGATTTCATGCTTACGCCAGTATAAAGTACGCGTTTCACGCCTGCATCCTTAGCTGCATCCACAAAATTTTTGTGTTGCTCTAGACGATTGGGATCTCCACCAGAGATGAGCATAAGTGTATCAACGCCCTGCATCGCTTGAGCAATAGCGGCTTTATTATTATAATCCCCAACGGCAAGCTCTACACCCAAATCCTTTAGGAATGCTGCTTTTTCTTCGTTGCGTACATAAGCGCGAATTTCTTTGGCCGCAATACTTTTGAGTAGTTCGCGAATAATTCCCTGCCCCAATTGGCCTGTTGCTCCATTAACTAAGATCATGTTCTTATGAAATTTATTTTGAATAGAAATTTTGTCTTTGACAAATCTACTGTAAATTTACTTCTCTTTATATAGTACTATACTATTGTATAGCGCTATACAATAGTATACCACACAAAAATGCACGCTAATGAACGAGGATTATTTTAATGGAATAAAATGCCCTAAAAAATATGTTTTGGCGCTAAATGACAGCCTAAATGTAGTGACGGGCAAATGGAAACTGGCGATTGTGAGTTGTCTTTTTTTTGAGGCCAAGCGTTTTTCTGGCATTCAAGAGATGTTGCCTCAAATTAGCCCTCGAATGTTGTCTAAAGAACTTAAAGAGTTAGAGCTCAATGGTATTTTGGTTCGTAAAGTTTATAATCAAACGCCTGTATTGATTCAATATGAACTCACGAGTTCGGGCCATGCGCTCAAAAAAGTCTTGGACCAGATGGTCGACTGGGGATTATCGCATCGCGAAAAACAAATGGTTAAAGCCTAAACTTAGGCCGCCTGTCCAAAAATTATTGGATGGGCTTTTTTGTTTTGCATCAGCTTCAATCCTTGTAAAAGCAACTGATAATAGAGGGCAATAAAGCGGTTGAGCAAAGTCAAAGGGGTTTGCAAAGGCCATAAATTTTGCGAACTGCTCTGCGATTTCTCCTTTTTCACTTCTTTCTGCGGCAAATCTTTTTGCGATTGCCCCTGTAACAAACCCAAGCTAATGAGTTGCTCATAAATTTGCGTCAGCTCTTGCAGCTCCGTATAAATTTGCTCGGGCTGGCCCAAAGCCCGAAAAATGAGAAGGAACTCTCCAAACAAAAATTTTCTGCGGGCAATAAATTCTTCCAAACCCGCCGCACGCAAGCGTTTGCGCAAGGTTGGATAAGAAATGTCGTAAAATGCCTTGAGCATTTTTTTGCTCAGTTTATAATCTTGAAGTTTTTGCTGGAGATTCATCATGGGGCTGTATTTTTTTGTTGTTTTTAAAGTTAAGTTTATTTTTTGGGGATTGCAAGCGTAAGTAAAAAAGCGGCAGAAAAATCATCCAGATTTTTCTGCCGTTTGCTAATTGAAAGCTGCTATTTGAAAGGGGGATTTTTATCCCTCATAAATTTCATAAGAACCCTAGGGCCTTGGCTAAAAAAATTGCCCTCCCCTCATTCGAGGTTTTTTTTTAGACCTTGTTGTTTGGCGCTTGTTTTTTGTCTTTTTACAGACCTGTGGGTTAAAACCCACAGCAAAAAAGAAAGCTATTCTACATCCAATAAAATGAGCCGATGGTTGAAACCATCGGCCCATAAAAAATCTTGATTGTAGCTGAGGATTTTAATCCTCGGCTACTTTTTTTTATCCTGTTTTGTACTCTTGCTGTAGGTTTTAACCTACAGGTCCAATTATTTTTTTCAGCCTAAAAATTATTTCTCACATTTAAGCCAGCTTTTTTCCCAAGAGAAATTTTTGTCCTTGTTTTTTATGGAGGTTTTCAAGCCTCCATTTTTAAAGCCATGCCTTTTTGTTGTATGGCTGTAGGTTTCAACCTACAGCCCACAGCAGTTTTTCGCCGAAGAAAAATTCCATGGTTTTTTGATCCAATTGCTAATTGAAAGCCGCTATTTGAAAGGGGGATTTTTTTTTGGACCTTGTTGTTTGACGCTTGTTTTTTTGTCTTTTTACAGACCTGTGGGTTAAAACCCACAGCAAAAAAAACTATTCTACATCAATAAAAATGGGCCGATGGTTAAAACCATCGGCCCATAAAAAATCTTGATTATAGCTGAGGATTTTAATCCTCGGCTACTTTTTTTATCCTGTTTTGTACTCTTGCTGTAGGTTTTAACCTACAGGTCCAATTATTTTTTTCAGCCTAAAAATTATTTCTCACATTTAAGCCAGCTTTTTTCCCAAGAGAAATTTTTGTCCTTGTTTTTTATGGAGGTTTTCAAGCCTCCATTTTTAAAGCCATGCCTTTTTGTTGCCTGGCTGCAGGTTTCACCCTACAACCCACAGCAGTTTTTCGCCGAAGAAAAAATTCATTGTTTTTTTGCCCAAATTGCTATTTGAAAGCCGCTATTTGAAAGGGAGATTTTTTTTTGGACCTTGTTGTTTGACGCTTGTTTTTTGTCTTTTTACAGACCTGTGGGTTAAAACCCACAGCAAAAAAAACTATTCTACATCAAAAAAAATGAGCCGATGGTTGAAACCATCGGCCCATAAAAAATCTTGATCGTAGCTGAGGATTTTAATCCTCGGCTACTTTTTTTTATCCTGTTTTGTACTCTTGCTGTAGGTTTTACAAGCGAATGCGTTGATTGTACTTCAAAAAATAATCATCACCCAAACTGGCAATCAAAAGACTGGCCTTTTCTTCTTCGCAACGGCGCTGAATCAATTCACAAGCAAGACGAATATTTTCTTGGTCCAAATGCGCAAAGGGTTCATCCATCAATAAAAGCGAAAAGGGTTGACTGAGCGCACGAATGATCGCAATGCGTTGTTTTTGGCCATAAGACAACAATTCTGTAGGCCGATCCCAATGCTCCATCATATCTAAAGCTTCGGCAGCAGCTTTGAGTTGGTCCAAATTCATGGCGGGATTTAATTCTTGTTTGAGCATTAAATTTTCAGCCATGCTGAGCTGAGGAAACAAACGCAAATCTTGAAAAATAATCGCCAATTCGTTTTGCCGCAAAATAGCCCAATCTTCTGCAGAAAATTGTCGAATATCTTTTCCTTTCCAAGAAATGCTGCCACGATAATCTTGGCGCAAACCATAAAGCAAATGCTGAAAGGTAGTTTTTCCGCGGCCCGAAGGCGCTTCTAAAAAATAAGCCGTTTCTTCTGCCAAGGCCCAATCACAAGCCCAAACTTCTGAGGTCGACAAATCTTTTTCTTGTAAAGGGAGCGGAATCAAATTTGAAAATTGAAACATCCTATTTTTTTTCAAAAATTTCGGCCAACTTGGCTTCCAAAGCCGGACCTCTTAAATTTTTGGCCAATACTCGGCCCTCTGCATCCAACAAAAGTGTAAAAGGAATGCCCCGAACACCATACAATTTTGCAGGCGCCGAACTCCAACCCTTTAAATCAGAAACATGATGCCAAGTCAACTGATCTTTTTCAATGGCATTGAGCCAACGATCGCGATTATTATCTAGAGAAACACCCAAAATTTCAAATCCCTGATCTTTATATTGTTCGTAAACTTTGCGCACATTCGGGTTCTCTCTGCGACAAGGGCCACACCAACTGGCCCAAAAATCAACCAAAACTACTTTTCCACGCAAATCAGAAAGCTTGAGCATTTCGCCCTCTGGCGTCGCCACCTCAAAATCGGGCGCCAAACCACCAATAGGCGCCGCACCACGCACTTTAATAATCTGCTGCTGAATAAAATTGTCTAAAACTTCTGATTTTCCGCCATGAATTTTCTGGTAACGCTCGGCATATTGCACAAATAATTCTTTTTGCTGAGCCGACAATAAACCAAAAGCTACGCCCAATAAAGCCGATTGATGATGGGGACTCTCCTGCCCTACCGCATCCAAAGTTTTGTCCAAATAATTTTGCACTTCCTCCACCGATAATCCTACCCGACTCACATTGGTCGCATAACTTTTAATGGCCTCATAAAAGAAAGGAATCCGTTTGAAGGTCCCATCAGAAAGATCGGTAAACTGAAAATAAGTTTGAGCCAAATAATCGCCCTCTCTTTGCTCCGCCGAACTTTTGTTATTTTGAAAAGAAAGATAAGTATACAAGCCCACAATTTTGGCCAATTCCGGCTGCTCCTTTTTCAAATCCAAATAATAAGACTTGCGGCGAAAATCCAGCGCCTCCAATTGCTTATCCAAATCCGCCAGCGCCTTAGGATCATTCATATTTTGCTTATAAGCCGAAATCAGCGCAAAAAAACTAGCGCTTTGCTCCCGAATACTATCCAACATGACCACAAAAGCCTGATTGGTCTTCGATTTTTGTACCGTATAAGCATTGATATCCTCGCAACCACCCGTCAATACCACTTTTTTCTCATTGCCCAAATAAAGCGGCCGCATCTGGTTGAGCGAAGTGCCCAAATAATAATTTCCTTCCTCCAACTCGCCACTATAAATATAGCGCTTAGCCGATTTAGTTGCACTAACTTCCATCGCACTAAAAGGCTCCACCTGCGTGCCGGTCCACTGAAAAAGCTGCAAATTTTCCAACTCGCAATCAGCAGCCAATTCCACTTCCAAACTCATCTTTTTTTGTGCGCTCAAACTGCTGGCAAGCAACAAGAGCAAAAACATCCAACTTTTTGACATCTATCTTTTTTTTGCTAATTTTTTTTGATCTTTTTTTGGGGCTGCCCCTCCCGTTGGCTCGGGTCGGGCTGTTGCGCAGCTCGCTATTCGCTCGGCCCTGCGCAAAAAACAAGTTTTTGCTTGGTCTGCGGCTTTGCCGCACTGCCTACCATCGCTAGGCCAGTCGCTTCGCTCCTTTGCAGGCGGCTTCGCCGCCTGCGGGCCAAAGAACTGACCTTCTAAAAGTACAAACTATTCTATGTATTTAAAAATTTGGGCTTTTCCTTAAAACTTGTTTAAAAAGTAATGGAGAAATAAGCCCTAGCCTAAAGTTTATCCTTAAGTTTGGGCCTTCTGAAAAATGTGACCAAATGATTCGTTATTACCGACTAGAAGACCGCAAATTGCAAGAGCTTCCTGAAATGCAAGCGCCTTGCTGGGTCAATATTTCGCCTCCTTTCAATATTGCAAGCATAGAAGCCTTAGCCGAAGAGCTAGAGCTTGACCTAGATTATTTGACCGATCCCTTAGATATTGATGAACGGACCCGTTTTGAGTTTAGCGATGAAGGCAAACTCATTATTTTAAATACGCCCGTGCTCAATGACCATAGTACAGAAGAAAGAACGCTTTACATTACCGTTCCGATGGGACTAATCTGGACGCCAGATTATTTTATTACCATTTCTTCCTATGAGAACTCAGTCTTGCAGAGTTTTTTGGGCCAAAAAGTCAAGGATTTTAATCCGATGGACCCTTCTTTATTTGTTTTGCAGATTTTGGAGCAAAACGTCTATGCTTATTTGCGTTGTTTGAAAGATATCAATGTTCGGCGGAATGTAGTGGAGCAAGAGGTTTATGAATCTTCTAAGAATCGGGACCTAAAAAAATTGCTCAACCTAGAAAAGTCTTTGGTTTACTTTGTTACTGAACTCACCACCATCAATCAGTTAATGAGTAAAATTCAAAGGACCAATTTTCTGGGTATTCGGGGCAATGAAGAAAAAGAAGACCTTTTTGAGGACATCCTCATTGATAATCGCCAAGCTTTGGAGATGGCTCATATTTACTCCAATATTTTGGGGGGCACCATGGAAGCCCTAGCCTCTA
This window contains:
- a CDS encoding IS5 family transposase, producing MVKKKYLEKQRSSWIKVHLAVDDKTGEILSVEITTERKTDASQLPKMMKKMKSLNIRQVYADGAYDQIKCREAICKAGAVPFIPPRKNARLKKGKDGELVDSYRNDDILYIWELGATAWKQDLGYHRRNLSETAMMRLKHFFSERLSSLSFKMQKQEVLMRIQILNELNATKLEIAANQ
- a CDS encoding NmrA family NAD(P)-binding protein produces the protein MILVNGATGQLGQGIIRELLKSIAAKEIRAYVRNEEKAAFLKDLGVELAVGDYNNKAAIAQAMQGVDTLMLISGGDPNRLEQHKNFVDAAKDAGVKRVLYTGVSMKSVEDAALKGMMSDHFETEKHIMAANFESAASLRNTLYLDVLKDFFLGPQPQGVYLPIKSGAVPFVLRSELAQVAAKLLLADKLEKKYYELHHPEALSFAEIAKQLDVPFVSLTEADYLAQLNKMGLPEPVQQMLLGFCQDMEAGQFIVDTPSDLTTILGKAPSSHAEGLKELFA
- a CDS encoding winged helix-turn-helix transcriptional regulator, yielding MNEDYFNGIKCPKKYVLALNDSLNVVTGKWKLAIVSCLFFEAKRFSGIQEMLPQISPRMLSKELKELELNGILVRKVYNQTPVLIQYELTSSGHALKKVLDQMVDWGLSHREKQMVKA
- a CDS encoding ABC transporter ATP-binding protein produces the protein MFQFSNLIPLPLQEKDLSTSEVWACDWALAEETAYFLEAPSGRGKTTFQHLLYGLRQDYRGSISWKGKDIRQFSAEDWAILRQNELAIIFQDLRLFPQLSMAENLMLKQELNPAMNLDQLKAAAEALDMMEHWDRPTELLSYGQKQRIAIIRALSQPFSLLLMDEPFAHLDQENIRLACELIQRRCEEEKASLLIASLGDDYFLKYNQRIRL
- a CDS encoding peroxiredoxin family protein, yielding MSKSWMFLLLLLASSLSAQKKMSLEVELAADCELENLQLFQWTGTQVEPFSAMEVSATKSAKRYIYSGELEEGNYYLGTSLNQMRPLYLGNEKKVVLTGGCEDINAYTVQKSKTNQAFVVMLDSIREQSASFFALISAYKQNMNDPKALADLDKQLEALDFRRKSYYLDLKKEQPELAKIVGLYTYLSFQNNKSSAEQREGDYLAQTYFQFTDLSDGTFKRIPFFYEAIKSYATNVSRVGLSVEEVQNYLDKTLDAVGQESPHHQSALLGVAFGLLSAQQKELFVQYAERYQKIHGGKSEVLDNFIQQQIIKVRGAAPIGGLAPDFEVATPEGEMLKLSDLRGKVVLVDFWASWCGPCRRENPNVRKVYEQYKDQGFEILGVSLDNNRDRWLNAIEKDQLTWHHVSDLKGWSSAPAKLYGVRGIPFTLLLDAEGRVLAKNLRGPALEAKLAEIFEKK
- a CDS encoding magnesium transporter CorA family protein — protein: MIRYYRLEDRKLQELPEMQAPCWVNISPPFNIASIEALAEELELDLDYLTDPLDIDERTRFEFSDEGKLIILNTPVLNDHSTEERTLYITVPMGLIWTPDYFITISSYENSVLQSFLGQKVKDFNPMDPSLFVLQILEQNVYAYLRCLKDINVRRNVVEQEVYESSKNRDLKKLLNLEKSLVYFVTELTTINQLMSKIQRTNFLGIRGNEEKEDLFEDILIDNRQALEMAHIYSNILGGTMEALASMISNNLNEVMKRLTVITIVLMVPTLVASFYGMNVSLPMMHHPHAFWALMGVAVLISIILVLFFRSKKLF